One region of Deinococcus detaillensis genomic DNA includes:
- a CDS encoding transposase: MRLTPGEAVFSILKRAEDRTARDEALIVRLHKASADLRETVDLAQTFAALLRDRSADGLSAWLDRATDGAVQILARFARSLRAEGAALVAAFTSSWSNGQVESQVNRLKALKRQMYGRAKLDLLERRFLAGP, encoded by the coding sequence ATCCTTAAGCGTGCTGAGGACCGAACCGCTAGAGACGAGGCACTGATTGTTCGGTTGCACAAAGCATCAGCAGACCTTCGTGAAACAGTCGACCTGGCGCAGACCTTCGCCGCTCTGCTCCGAGACCGGAGTGCTGATGGATTGTCCGCCTGGTTAGACCGCGCCACGGATGGCGCGGTCCAGATCTTGGCTCGATTTGCGCGGAGCCTTCGAGCCGAAGGGGCAGCGCTGGTCGCCGCCTTCACGTCGTCCTGGAGCAATGGTCAGGTGGAGAGTCAGGTCAATCGTCTGAAGGCGTTGAAACGACAGATGTATGGCCGGGCAAAACTCGATTTACTCGAACGTCGATTTTTGGCGGGCCCGTAG
- a CDS encoding integrase core domain-containing protein: MKYEFVFREEFRKIQELRDGADRFLGWYNRVRLHSTLGYACPWAKLFETAKARNAA, translated from the coding sequence CTGAAATATGAATTTGTCTTTCGAGAGGAGTTCCGTAAGATTCAGGAATTACGGGATGGAGCCGACAGATTTTTGGGCTGGTACAACCGCGTTCGGCTGCACTCCACCTTGGGCTATGCCTGTCCCTGGGCTAAGCTGTTTGAGACGGCAAAGGCTCGCAACGCCGCTTGA